A region of Marnyiella aurantia DNA encodes the following proteins:
- the murG gene encoding undecaprenyldiphospho-muramoylpentapeptide beta-N-acetylglucosaminyltransferase: MTRQLKIVLSGGGTGGHIFPAIAVADEIRKRFPDADFLFIGANGKMEMEKIPQAGYAIQGIDISGIDRGNLLSNFGLPFKVLKSLRRTRKILKDFKPDFAVGTGGFASGPALFSASRLGVPVFIQEQNSHAGITNKILSGKAKKVFTAYPNVNGFPQDRTVFTGNPVRQTIVDGLLETKSAKEKMGLDPNKLTILSVGGSLGSATLNMAWKKNIDKLLKKDFQLIWQTGKSGYSDLMKDAQLNNLTGSQIQLHEFIAEMALAYSAADVIVSRAGAIAISELAIAGKPVLLVPFPFAAEDHQTKNAESLVAVKAAKMVKDNEMNQLFWTTLLEMCENPELRTEMSKNMNAFRKPEATVQIVDEIFKTLKI, translated from the coding sequence ATGACCAGACAACTGAAAATAGTATTAAGCGGCGGCGGAACAGGTGGACACATCTTTCCGGCCATTGCTGTTGCCGATGAGATCCGCAAGCGGTTTCCGGATGCTGATTTTCTGTTTATTGGTGCGAACGGTAAGATGGAGATGGAGAAAATTCCGCAGGCAGGCTATGCTATACAGGGAATCGATATTTCCGGTATAGACCGTGGGAACTTACTTTCCAATTTTGGCTTACCTTTTAAAGTTTTGAAAAGTTTACGCAGAACCCGTAAGATCCTGAAGGATTTCAAACCGGATTTCGCGGTAGGAACGGGAGGATTTGCCAGTGGTCCGGCTTTGTTCTCGGCTTCACGCCTGGGAGTACCGGTTTTTATACAGGAGCAGAATTCCCACGCAGGGATTACGAATAAGATCCTTAGTGGAAAAGCAAAAAAAGTTTTCACAGCTTACCCGAACGTAAACGGTTTCCCGCAGGATAGGACAGTCTTCACCGGTAATCCGGTACGTCAGACCATTGTAGATGGTCTTCTGGAGACAAAGAGTGCAAAGGAAAAAATGGGCCTCGACCCTAATAAACTTACAATTCTGTCTGTGGGCGGCTCACTGGGCTCTGCCACACTGAATATGGCCTGGAAAAAGAATATTGATAAACTTCTAAAGAAAGATTTCCAGTTAATCTGGCAAACCGGTAAATCGGGCTACAGCGATCTGATGAAAGATGCGCAGCTGAATAACCTCACGGGTTCTCAGATACAGCTTCATGAGTTTATTGCCGAAATGGCCCTGGCTTATTCAGCGGCCGATGTAATTGTTTCACGTGCCGGAGCTATTGCGATTTCGGAACTTGCCATTGCAGGAAAACCCGTTCTTTTAGTGCCCTTTCCCTTTGCGGCAGAAGATCATCAGACAAAAAATGCTGAGAGTTTGGTCGCTGTGAAGGCCGCCAAAATGGTAAAGGATAACGAAATGAACCAACTTTTTTGGACTACGCTTCTCGAAATGTGCGAAAATCCAGAACTGCGCACTGAGATGAGTAAGAATATGAACGCTTTCAGAAAACCTGAAGCGACAGTACAGATAGTAGATGAAATATTTAAAACCCTGAAAATATGA